The following coding sequences are from one Rutidosis leptorrhynchoides isolate AG116_Rl617_1_P2 chromosome 11, CSIRO_AGI_Rlap_v1, whole genome shotgun sequence window:
- the LOC139876050 gene encoding receptor-like protein kinase HERK 1: MASTLTTEFSHLRIPLEVILKATNNFSDKNIIGKGGFGHVYKGKLKHHSGDWIKVAARRLNRRYGQGDTEFWTEVSVLSSVNHKNIVPMVGFCDENGEKIIIYLHYRKGSLNMHLSNTNLTSLQRSEISEGIANAINYLHSLPLMSYHVIHRNINSSTILLDDNWVPKLSGFEYSIKHPKDRMTEIYISKPIGTRGYIDPETHKIGGVTYKSDVYLMGVVFFEILCGRKAYDPDDADNKFLVQLARSHYENKTLRDIIIHHDRLWNDQEYSSKLFHYLSQAAYDDCTYETGTDRAHTSNVWGLLHSLINYTKYPNGSSGSGSALTDSVDNNARKPGSFRPKKLVYGERFDYGQTLTCLIARLGRNCTRGIMDGRPYGAPHPGFGAPHLYTGALFL; this comes from the exons ATGGCATCAACATTAACCACGGAGTTTAGTCACTTGCGCATCCCACTTGAAGTTATTCTAAAGGCCACAAACAACTTTTCCGATAAAAATATCATCGGAAAAGGTGGTTTCGGACACGTGTACAAAGGGAAACTAAAACACCATTCCGGCGACTGGATAAAAGTTGCTGCTCGGAGGTTAAATCGTAGGTACGGGCAGGGGGACACCGAGTTCTGGACCGAGGTCTccgtgctttcaagtgtcaatcataaAAATATAGTCCCTATGGTCGGGTTTTGCGACGAAAATGGTGAGAAGATCATCATATACCTCCATTATCGCAAAGGAAGTCTCAACATGCATCTAAGCAACACAAACCTCACATCGCTTCAAAGATCTGAGATATCAGAAGGTATTGCAAATGCAATAAACTACTTGCATAGTCTACCATTAATGAGTTATCATGTTATACATCGTAACATTAATAGCTCCACAATTTTATTAGATGATAATTGGGTGCCTAAGTTATCTGGATTTGAGTATTCTATTAAACATCCAAAAGATAGAATGACTGAAATTTACATTAGTAAACCAATTGGCACCCGAGGGTATATTGACCCTGAAACACACAAAATAGGAGGTGTGACGTACAAATCAGATGTCTACTTAATGGGAGTCGTTTTTTTTGAGATCTTGTGCGGGAGAAAAGCATACGaccctgatgatgctgataataagTTTCTAGTTCAGCTGGCTAGGTCTCATTACGAAAACAAGACGCTGCGAGATATAATAATCCATCATGATCGTCTATGGAATGATCAAGAATATAGCTCCAAGTTGTTTCATTATTTATCTCAAGCAGCTTATGACGACTGCACATATGAAACTGGAACAGATCGCGCGCATACATCTAACGTTTGGGGTTTATTACATAGTTTAATCAATTACACCAAATATCCG AATGGATCCAGCGGGTCAGGTAGTGCACTCACAGACTCGGTAGACAACAATGCTCGTAAACCTGGGTCATTCAGGCCAAAAAAG CTGGTTTATGGCGAAAGGTTTGATTATGGACAGACATTAACATGCCTAATTGCACGTCTTGGGAGGAATTGTACACGTGGTATAATGGATGGCAGG CCTTATGGTGCGCCGCACCCTGGTTTTGGTGCGCCACACCTTTACACTGGTGCACTTTTCCTTTGA